From the genome of Streptomyces sp. NBC_00523:
GGAACCGAGCACGGCAACGGCCCCGAGACGTCCCGTGCGGCGTCGTCCCCTTCCCCCACCCCGTCACCGACCCGCAGCTACCCGCTCTCCAAGACGCCCCGCACCATCCCCGCCGTACGCGAGCACACCCCCGCCCACGGGCCCGGCTGGAAGCCCGGCAAGGACAGCGGGGTGGTCCTCGCGAAGGGCAGCGGCAAGCTCGCCGACGAGGGCAAGCTGCTGGCCGGCGAGCTGAAGATCCACTACCGGGGCGAGGCGGCCGCCCGCGCCGGTGACGTCGAGCTGGCCCTCACCCCGAAGGCGTCCGGCGGGTCCGAGTCGTACACCCTGCGCACCGCCGACGGGCGGGTGCGGATCAGCGGGCCGGGCGAGGCGGGCGTCTTCTACGGGACGCGCACCCTCAAGCAGTCCGTGCGCGCCGACGGCTCGATGCCCGAGGGCGAGGTGCGCGACCGGCCCGACAAGCCGCAGCGCGGCCTCAACCTCGACATCGCCCGCAAGCACTACACCGCGTCCTGGATCGAGGACCGGATGCACGAGATGGCCGACCTCAAGCTCAACCAGCTCGGCCTGCACTTCTCCGACGACCAGGCGTTCCGCATCGAGTCGGACACGCACCCCGAGGTGGTCTCGCCGGACCACCTGACGAAGAAGCAGGTGCGGCACATCGTCGCCCTGGCCGGCCGGCTGCACATCCAGGTCGTCCCGGAGATCGACTCGCCGGGCCACCTCGGCGCGGTGCTGCGCGCCCACCCCGACCTCCAGCTGCACAACGTCTCGGGCGTCGCCTCGACCGGGTCGCTGGACATCTCCAAGCCGGGCGCGGCCAAGCTGATCGACGAGCTCCTCGGCGAGTACGCGGAGCTGTTCGGCGGCGCGTACTGGCACCTGGGCGGCGACGAGTACCGGGCGCTGATGGCGAGCAACCCGGCCGCCTCCTACCCGCAGCTCCAGCGCGCGGCGGTCGCGAAGTACGGCTCCGGGGCCGGCATCTCCGACCTCGCCACCGGCTGGCTCAACGACCGGGCGAAGGTGGTCCGCAAGCACGACATGCGGCCGAAGGCGTGGAACGACGGCCAGTTCCGCGACAGCGAGGTGCGCGCCGACAAGGACATCGAGGTCGAGTACTGGACGGGCAAGGAGTACGGGGCCCGGTCGCCGGAGGAGTATCTGCGCGAGGGCCGCAAGGTCCTCAACCTCAACGACGAGTTCATGTACTACGTGCTCGGCCAGCCCAACGCCTTCGTCTACCCGACCGGCAAGCGGATCTACGAGCAGTGGACCCCGCTCGTGCTGCGCGGCACCACCCCGGTCCCGGCGCGCTACTCGGACCAGATCCTCGGCGGCCGGTTCGCGGTCTGGGGCGACTTCCCGAACGCCCAGACCGCCGAGCAGGTCGCCGCGGGCATCCGGATGCCGCTGCGGGCGACGGCCCAGAAGCTGTGGGTCCCGGGCAAGCCGAAGCTGAGCTACGCGAAATTCCAGTCCCTGGCGAAGGAGATCGACGCGGGCTGAGCCGCCGGAAACGTCTCTGACCATGGACAACGCGGCCACCGGGCATTACGTTCCGGTGGCCGCGCTCGTCCGGGGAGGGACGCGCGCGCTTCTCGCGTCGACGTCTGAATCCTGGGGGGTTCCGTTTCCATGCTCTGTTCACTCTGCGGTACGAGACCGGTCGGCTCGGCCGGTGCGCGGTGCGCCGTGTGCACCACTGCGGCGGACGCCGGCCGGGGCCAGTCCCAGTCCCAGTCCTGGGCCGGCAGCCCCGGCTGGGCGCCGGAGCCGCTCGGGCCGGACCAGCTGCGCTCACCGGTCGGCCTGGCCAGGGCGGTGTGCGTGCTGCTCGGCGCGGCGGCCGTCGCGGACGTGCTGTCGATCGCCGCCGGTGTCCACGCCCGCATGCTGTACGCCGACGAGGCGGACGGCGGCAGGGTCGACGAGGTGGCGTGGAACCACGCCGACAACCTGTACCGGTCCACCGGGGCCCTCCAGTCGCTCACCTTCCTCGCGACGGTCGTCGTCTTCCTCGTGTGGCTGCACCGGGTCCGGCGCAACGCGGAAGTGTTCGACCCGTCCGCCCACACGCTGCGGCCCGGCTGGGCGATCGGCGGCTGGTTCGTACCCATCGGCAACCTGTGGCTGCCGTACCGGGTGGTGAGCGGTGTGTGGTCCGCCAGTGCCCCGCTCGACGGCCTTGGACACCGGTCCTTCGTGCCGCGCGGCCTGCTGAACGCGTGGTGGGCGGCGCTGGTCGCGGACCAGCTCGTGAGCCGGGGCGCCGGCCGCCTCTACGCCGACGCGGAGACCGGGGACGAGATCATCCGCGGGCTCGACCTGGTTGCCGCCACCGATGCGCTCGACCTCGTCGCGGCGGTCCTGGCCATCCTGGTCGTCCGCAGGGTGACGGCGATGCAGTCCCGGCGCGCGGAACTCGGCGCGTTCCCCGCGGTGCCGCGTCCGCTCCAGGCGCACTGAGACGGGGGCCCCGGCGGCGGTAATCGGCCAGAGGCAGTGACGCTTTTCGGCCATTCGGCGCTGAATGCGATAACAGGAAGCGCTGCGCCCCCCTGTGTCCCGGCATGGGGCTCATGGGAGGGCTGACAGGAGACGCCGATGAGCCTGCTCGACCTGATCGCCGCCGCCGACGAACGCGGGCTCGCCGCCTCCGCGGTCGCCTGCCTCGAACGCTGTCTGCCCCAGCCCGCCCCGGGCGCCACCGGCCCCGAACCGCTGCGCCCGCTCTGGGCCGCCTGCGCCGAGCCCCGCCTCTGGCCCGCCCGCCTCGCCGAGGCCCGCACCGCCCTGGACACCCTCGCGCACCCCGGCGAACCGGCCGCCCCCGTCCGGGACCTGCTCGCCGACGCCCCGGACGACCGGGCGGGCGAAGCGCTGCGCGCCTGGGCGGACGCCTGCTCGGTGCTGGCCCTGGAGGTCCACCTCGGCCACGACATGACCGCCCCCGCGCTCCCGGACCCGGTGGCCCGCTGCCGGGCGGGCGACCCCTCGGGCGCGGGCCCGCTGCTGGCCGGGGAGGCGGCCCGCCAGACCGCGATCCTGGAGATGCTGTCCGCCATGGACGAGAACGCCCCGGCCACGGCGGGCCTGCGCCAGATCCGCGACGTCTCCACGGAGGGCGGCCGGATACTCCGCGCGGCGGCGGCCCGACGGGGACGGGTGCGGTCCTGAGCCCTCGGCCCCTACCGCCAGGCGTACGTCAGGTCGGTGAGCGGGGGCAGCAGTACGTCGGGCCCGGCCGGGTCCAGCAGCACCGGTCCGGCCGCCGGGTAGAGGTGCAGCCCGGCGGCCTCCGCGAGGGGCACCCAGACGACACGGGCCCCGTCCTCCGCGTCCAACTCGGTGGCCGGGAAGGCCGCGCGCACCTCGCGGGGCACGGGCAGCAGATGGATGAGGTGGAGCCGGCGGAACGTACCGGGGCGGCCGGGCCGCGTCGTGACCTGGTCCTGCACCCGGAGCAGCCGGGGCGGTTCGGGCAGCGCCGCGACATCGAGGCCCAGCTCCTCGCGCAGTTCCCGGGCCAGTCCGGCGGACACCTGCTCGTCCGCGTGGAGCAGCCCGCCGGGCAGCGAGTACTGCGCTCCGGCGGGCCGCCCACGCCGGATGAGACAGAGCTCGCCGCCTTCGACGAGGACCGCGCACACGCGGACCGGGACGGCGGGAACGCCTGCGGTGGTCGTCACGGAGTCATCCTCGTACGTGAACGGCCGTCGCGTGGCGGGAAGAACGAGGACGACCGGGGCCGCCACCCCCCACAGGAGAGGCCCCGGTCGTCTTCCGCGGGGCCGCAGGGCGACCCCGTACTCATCTCTGCGCCGCGGGTGCGTTTTCTGTCACACCGGGGTGGGGCGATGGAATGTTGCGGGTTGTACAAGTCATGGACGCGGTGCACGCCAAGGACGTAGCGTGCGGAGTCGCGCAGGGTGGCGCGGCAGTGGTGACCAGCTGCGATTCGGACAGCAGGGCAGGGTTGAGGTAGTGCTGGGGGACGACGCGGGGCTTACTGCCGCGGTGCTCGCGGCACAGCGCGGGGACGAGGACGCCTTCCGTACTGTGTACCGCGCTGTGCAGCCGCGGCTGCTTGGCTACATAAGGACACTGGTGGGGGAGCCGGACGCCGAGGACGTGGCGTCCGAGTCGTGGCTTCAGATAGCCCGTGACCTCGACCGTTTCAGCGGGGACGCGGACCGCTTCCGGGGCTGGGCCGCGCGCATAGCCCGCAACCGGGCGCTGGACCATCTCCGGATGCGCGGCAGGCGCCCCGCCATCGGCGGCGACGAGACGGAGCTCTCCGACAAGCCGGCCGGTTCCGACACGGCCGACGAGGCGATCGAGTCCCTGGCGACCGGGCGCACCCTGTCGCTCATCGCCCAGCTGCCGCAGGACCAGGCCGAGGCGGTGGTGCTCCGCGTGGTGGTCGGCCTCGACGCGAAGAGCGCCGCGGAGACCCTCGGCAAGCGGCCCGGCGCGGTCCGCACCGCCGCCCACCGCGGACTGAAGCGGCTCGCCGAACTGCTCGGGGCGGACACGGCGGGCATCGCGGCCCAGCGCCCGGGCGGCGAGGGCGGACAGCCCGGCCCCGGCCCGGCCAGGCTCCCCGGTCAGGCGGACGGCACCCGGCGGCGCCGGGCGGAGCCGGAGGGCCCCGAGGCGTCCTCGGCGGCCTTCCGGAAGAATGCGGGGGACGCGCCGGGACGGACCGGGGAGCTCGGTGCCGTACCCGTGCAACGCCCCCCACGCACCGGCCTGGTGGCTCCCGCCGGTGTGACGCATTCGCGTCTGTGGACGCAGAAGGACATGTGATGGCCGACGAGCAGTACGCATGGCTTGACAAGGAAGCGGCGGAGAAATTGCTCCGCGGCGAACCGGTCGACCCTGCCGAAGGCCGTCCCCGCCAGGACGCCGAGCGCCTGGCCGCCGCCCTCGACGCCGTCGCCCGCACCGCCCGCCCCGCCACCGGTGAACTCCCCGGCGAGGCCGCCGCGCTCGCCGCCTTCCGCGCCGCCCCCCGCAGCCCCCGTACCGCCGGGATCACGGCCGCGCACGACGACGAAGCCGAGACGGCGACGCTCGCCCCGGTCCACATAGGCCGGGCGGCGGGCCCGAAGCGCACCGACCGCCCGTTCCGCTGGAGCCGGCCCCTGCGCTTCGGACTCGTCGCCTCGCTGGCCTGCTGTGCCATAGGAGGGGTGGCCGTGGCCGCCGGGTCCGGGATGCTGCCCGGCCCCTTCGGCCGGCACACCCCCTCACCGGCGACCTCGGTCTCGGCCGCCGAGTCCCCCGAGGAGCTGGGCACCGACGTCCTCCCCGACGAGGAGACCTCCGCGCCCCCGCCGCCCGGCACCCCCACCCCGGACGCCCCGCCCCCCGGCGACCGTCCCGACGCCGACGACGAGGACACCGCGCTCCCCGGCGACGGTGCGTCCCACGACGACCGGAGCGGCAAGGACGACGGGACCGGCACCGACCGGACCGGCGGCAGCCGCACCGGCGGCGCCACGTCCCCCGGCGGCGGCACCTCCCATGACGACGGCGACGGCGACAGCGACGAGGACACCGGCAAGGGGAGCGGCCACTCCGGCGACGACCCCTCCGGCTCCTGGTACGCCAAGACTCTCCAGGCGTGCCGCGACTACCGGGACGGCACGCTCGACGCCGACCGCCGCACCCGCCTCGAAGCCCTGGCCAAGGGCGCCCGCAACCTCGACCGGTTCTGCGACCGGCTGCTCGACGCCGAGGACGGCAAGCACGGCAGCGGCGCGGGTGACGCCGAGCAGGGCGGCGACGCCTCCGCGCCGCTCCCCGCCATCCGGTTCACCGAGTCGCCCGGCCCCTCGACGGCGGCCGTCGCACCGGACCCGGGGGCGACGGACTTCGCCTCCGATGACCCCTGGCCGGCCGCCTCCGCGGCGGCCCGCTGAGCGTCCGTACCGGTCGGTGTGACGTTTTCCGGCCTGCCGACGCTGTACGGAATGAGCCGACTGGTCATCGGCAGCGCCCGGAGCCGGGGTTCCCCCCGTACCTGCGGCTCGGCGCACATGGCGCGGGCGGGACACGTTCCCCCGGTCCCGTCCGCGCCCCTCATTCCTCTCGCCGCCTCACTTGTGGACGACGACCTTGTCCCCGGTGCGGACGGCGGCGAACAGGGCCGCGATCTTCCCCTCGTCCCGGACGTTCACACACCCGTGCGAGGCCCCGTTGTAGCCGCGGGCCGCGAAGTCCGAGGAGTAGTGCACCGCCTGGCCGCCGCTGAAGAACATCGCGTACGGCATGGCCGTGTGGTAGATCGTGGACACGTGGTGGCGCGACTTCCAGTACACGGAGAACGTGCCCTCGCGGGTCGGTGTGTACTGCGAGCCGAACCGCACGTCCATGGACGAGAGGACCTTGCCGTCGATCATCCAGGACAGCGTGCGGCTGTTCTTGCTGATGCAGATGACACGGCCGGTCAGACACCGCTTGTCCGGCTTGGCGACCGGCCGGGTGGTCGGCGGGTTCAGCTCGGTGGCTGTCGGCTTGTGCGTCATGCCGAGCAGCTTCTGCCAGGTGACGGTGTCGGTCCTGCCGGTCCTGGCCAGACCGCGCTTGCCCTGGAAGGACTGCACGGCGGCCACGGTGACCGTCCCGTAGTAGCCCGTGGGGCTGCGGTCGAAATGCCCGATCTGCCGCAGCCGCGCCTGGAGTTCGCGCACCTGCTTGCCCTCGGCCCCGCTCGCCATCAGCACCGTGCCCTGCGGGTCGGCCGTGGGCGTGGAGCGGGTCGCGCTCGGCTTGGGCGACGCCTTGACCGGCTCCTTCGGCTTCGCGCTCGCCGACGGGCTCGCGGAGCCGTCGCCCGGCTTCGCGTCGTCGGCGGGGGAGCTGCTGCCCGCCGGTGCGGAGGGCGCGGCCGAGGCACCGGCCGCGAGCTGCTCCTTGCATCCGGCGGTCACCCCGGCCATCGCCACCACGGCCACGACGGCGGCCCCTCGGAGCGCGTAACCGCGCCCGGTCCTGCCCGTGCGTATCATCCCAGCCCCCTGCATCCTCGGCCCCGGCGTCTTCGGCCCGCGCACTCGCGTATCTCATGGGACGGGTTCCCACGCCAACCGGTTGCCGAATCCTGCACCGCGTCAACCGTCGCGTGTCTGTGACGCAGAACGCACCCTTCCGCACCCCCGCACCCGGAATTCCCGCTTCCGCGCGGTCGTGGCCGCGTGCGAGACTCCGTTTCATGCTGGGTGTCACCGACCTTCCGACCTATCTCGCCGGCCTCGTGCTGATCGTTCTGCTGCCGGGGCCGAATTCGCTGTACGTGCTGTCCGTCGCCGCGCGGCGCGGGGTGCGGACCGGGTATGTGGCGGCGGCCGGGGTGTGGACCGGGGACACCGTGCTGATGACGCTGTCGGCGCTGGGCGCCTCGTCGCTGCTGCAGACGACGCCCGTGCTGTTCGCCGTCGTCAAGTACGCGGGCGCCGGCTATCTGACCTGGATGGCGATCGGGATGCTGCGGGCGGCCGTGTCGATGTGGCGCGAGCGGCACCGGCGGGTCGCCGAGATCACCGACGAGGAGCGGGCCGAGGCGCGGGCCCCGGGGGCCATGGAGCGGCCGTACCGGCGGGCGCTGGTGGTCAGCCTGTTCAACCCGAAGGCGATCCTCTTCCTGATCTCGTTCTTCGTGCAGTTCGTGGACCCCGGATACGCCTACCCCGCCCTGTCGTTCCTGGTCCTCGGCACCCTGCTCCAGCTCGCCAGCTTCCTGTACCTGTCGGCGCTGATCTTCGGCGGCACCCGGCTGTCCGCCGCCTTCCGCAGGCGCCGGCGGCTCTCGGCCGGGGCCACCTCGGCGGCCGGGGTGCTGTTCCTCGGCTTCGCCGCGAAGCTGTCGCTCAGCAGCGTCTGACGGGTCCTTCAGGGGCTACGGGTCACTCCGCCCGCAGGTACGCCGACGTCGCCACGCGCCCCAGCAGCCGCAGCCGCGAGGTCCCGTCCGCCAGATGCTTGTCCAGGGCCTCCTGGACGCCCGGCCACGCCGCGTCCCCGTAGTCGTCGAGGACCACGATCCCGCCGGGGGCCACGATCCCCTCGACCCATTCCAGGTCGGCGGCCACCCCCGCCATGGAGTGGTCGCCGTCCACCACGATCACCCCGTACTCCCGGTCGCCCGCCTCCGCCCGCACCTCCGGGGCGCTGGAGAAGCCCCGCACGATCCGGGGGTGGTGGGTGGTGCCGCCCCCGGTCAGCGCCAGGTTGGCCCGCACCACGTCCTCGCGGACCGGCGTGCCCGTGGGGTCGGCGGGCTGCGAGGTGCCCGGCTGGAGCTGGGAACCGGCCAACGGGTCCACGATCGTCAGCTCCGGCTCGACCCCCGCCCGGTGCGTCATCCGGGTCAGCGCGGCGGCGAACAGCCCGTACAGCGTGCCGATCTCCAGGATGCGCCCGTTCGGCGGGGCCAGCAGCGGTACGGTCGCCAGCTTGCCGCACACATTGGACGTCGAGCCCGCCAGCCGCCCGACGCCCAGCGCCTCCAGGGCGACCACCGTGCGGTAGGCGGACACCACACTGCGCCGCGCCGCCGCGTTGTTCCCGGCCAGCGCCCCCACCTCGCGGACCAGCCGGTCCACCTCATGGGCCGGGGGCATGCGGTGGGCGCCGCGCCCGGTCCCGTCGAGCAGCAGCTCCACGGCATACCGGCCGCGCCGCTCCTCCTCGTACTCCCTGCGCAGGGTGGCGAGTTCGCCGCGCAACGGCCCGGCGGCGCGCTCCACGCGCTGCTGGATGCGGCGGTCGACCAGGGCGGCGGCGGGGCGCAGGGCGCGCCGTGCGAGGCGGTTGTTCAGAAGGGAGACCATGGCTGGGAACGTACGCGCGAGCGCCGGGCCGCTCCCACCACGCGGAGATGAAGTCTCGGTGTCGTCGGGGGTGTTCAGGTTTACGGCGCCGCCCTGCGCCGCCGTCCGGTCAGCCCCACCGCCACCAGCCCCAGCAGCGCCAGGCCCCCCGCGAGGCTCCCCGCCTTCAGCCCCGGCGGCCGGTACGCGCAGTCCAGCACCGGCCGGTCGCCGCTCACCGGGGCCGCGACCAGCCCGAGGTACGAGTCCGCCGGGCGGCCCCCGCAGCTCCACCCGGCGATCCGGGGCGCGGCGAGCACCGCCAAGCCCTTTGTCCCCCGGGGGAGTTCGGCGCGCACCCCGCTCCCGGTGACCGTCACCCGCGTCGCCCCCGTCCGCTTCAGCCCGGCCACCGCACGGGTCAGCCGGTCCCGGTCCAGGCAGCCGACGGCCTCGTGCGGGACGGTCCCCGGCCGGGCCACCCGCAAGGCCACGTCGAGCGCCCCGCCCCCGTCGCCCAGCTTCCGCAGCTCGGCCCGGCGCCCCGGCAACTCACCCCGGAAGTCGGCCTCTTCCCCAGAACCCAGCCGCGCGCGGCCGAAGAGGTCCGGCGCCCACAGATACACCTCACTGCCCGCCGGGCAGGCCGCGCGGAGGGTGTACGCGCCGGGCCGCACCGCGTAGTCGTACGCGCCCGTGTCGCCCGCACCGCTCCCGTCCGCCGCGCGCAGAGAGGTCTCCGGCACCGTGTAGACGGACGCGCCGAGCAGCTTCTCCTGGTTGCGGAAGGGGGAACGCCCGTAGCGCGCATGCTCGTCGGCGGGCCGTACGGTCACCAGCGGCGGCACGTCCTCGTGCGTCACCGTGACCGGGCGGTCGTCCGGGCGGTTCCAGCCCTGGTGCGGGTCGCGCGGCATGTGCACCCGGGCGCCCACGGAGAACACCGCGTCGGTCACCGGGCTGTCCGGGTCGTGCAGGGCGCGGCCGTTGGACGTCCACCCGGCGCCCAGGGCCAGGAAGGTGCGGGTCAGCACGTCCGGGGTGTGGCTGCTGTAGTAGGCCCCGCCCTGGCCGCCGGTCAGCATCGGATCGTTCGCCGTGCTCTGTTCCAGGCCCGGATCGGTCCGGTAGCGCGGCCAGCCGTCCGCCTCGGCGACCGCCGCCGCCTGGAGGCGCTGGCGCTCGCCCCAGGGGGCGTAGTCGTCCAGCCGGCCCAGCCGCTGCCGGTCGGCGTACGCGGTCGTCGCGGCGGCCTGCCCGGCCTGCGCCCCGACCAGGAGGAGCGCCGCCAGCACGGCGTACCGGCCGCGCCGGGCCAGCACCAGGGCGCCCGCCACGGCCGCCAGGCCCGCCACGGACAGCGGGTACGTCCAGGCGGTGACCAGGGCGCTGGACGCGGCCCCGGCGGCGATCAGCGCGACCACCCCCGCGCCGCCGAGGAGCGCCCGCCGGTCCGGCCAGCCGGAGGCGACCGACAGCCAGGCGGCGATCACCAGAAGCCCGGACAGCACGAACGTCTGGCGGTACGGACTGCCGTTGGGCGTCGCGAAGGCGTGCCACAGCAGATGCGTCGGCCCCCACTGCAACGACAGCGCGACCCCCGCCACGAGCCCCGCCCACACCAGGCGTTCGGTGCGCGGGACGGCCCGGTGGAAGGCCAGGGCGCCCGCGAGGAGCAGGGCGCCGGTGCCGAGGAAGAGCGCCGGGCTGAAGAAGCCGTACGTCGCCGGGAGCAACCGGGCCGCGACATCGGGCCAGGCCGCCGGAGCGAACGCGCGGGTCCAGCCCGGGTAGGCGTGCCGCGTCCCGAGATACACCGGCACCAGGACGGGCGCGGCGAGTCCCACGCCCAGCGCGACCGTCCGTACCGCCCTCCCCAGCCCCCGTACCCGCTCCCGGCGCGTCCCGCCCTCCACCAGCAGCCGCACCACCAGCACCAGCGCCGCGCCGAGCGTCGCCATGTACGCGGTGTAGAAGTTCGACACCCAGGCCAGCGTCACCAGCAGCGTGCCCAGGACCGGCCGACGGCCCGTGCGGGCCCACTCGGCGGCGAGGCACAGCAGCGGGAAGGCGATCAGCCCGTCCAGCCACATCGGGTTGTACACGGCCTCGATGACCGACCACCCGCACAGCGCGTACGAGGCCCCGAGCACGACGGCCGCCCACTCCCGGCCCCGGCCGCGACGGAGCGCCGTCAGGAGCCAGGTCATCGCGGCCGCCGCCGCCCCGGTCTTCACCAGCGTGACCGCGTACACCGCCAGGTCGATGCGGTCCCGGGGGAAGACGCCGACGAGCAGGGCGAACGGGCTGCTCAGATACGTACCGAAGTCCGGCAGGAAGCCCGTGCCGTAGCCGGACTGCCAGTTCAGCAGCAGCCCGCCGTCGGCGCGGCCGTGCAGCAGGTCCCAGAGGCGGGCGTGGAACGGGACGAACTGGTTGCCCAGGTCGTTGACGCTGCGGGTGAGCGGGCCGAAGGGGTGGCTGCGGGCCACCGCGTCCCCGGCGCAGACGGTGAGGGCGGCGAGCACGGCGGCCAGGGCGGCGGCCCGGCCGCGCGGCAACCGGAGTATCGGGAGTTTCGTCATGCTCAGCCGGCCGCAGCCCGCTTCAGGGTGCGGGCCCGGCGCGCGAGGCGGCGGACCGTCGCGTTGCGCGGGATGAACGTGAGCTGCGCCGGAATCGCCCCCGGCAGCCCGAGCGCGGTCAGCCGCCGCCGCTTGAAGTACCGCCGCACGGCGTCCCGGTGGCCGCTCAGATAGCGCTCGGCGACGGGGCGCAGGGGGGCCTGGAGCTGCGGCTGCATCGCGTAGCCGACCGCGCCGACCAGCCCGGCGGCCCCGCGCGCGATCTCCTCCGGCGAGGGCATCGACCAGCCGGTCACCGCCGCCGGGTCGGCCAGGTCGGGGAGCAGGGCGTCCACGATGGTCACGGGGATGCGGTTGCTGTTCTGGTACGGGCTGAGCTGTTGCAGCAGCGGGCCCGTGCCCAGGCGGGCGACCGGCAGTCCGTAGAACGAGGCGGCGGTCAGCAGCGCGGTGGAGAAGCAGCCGACGACGAGGGCGGGGCGCATCGACTCGAACAGCGTCTCCGCCAGGACCGGGCTGTCCGCCACGGTGAGCACCGCACCGAGCCGTACCGCCTCCTCCTCCAGGGCGCGCGTCCAGTGGGCGGGCGCGCTGGGATGCGGTTTGAAGACGATACGGGTGTGGCCGAGGGCGACCGCGCCGCGCACCATTCCCGCGTGCAGCTCCTCCTCCTGGCGGGGCGTCAGGATGCCCAGCGTGGACAGGTACTGGCCGAGGACGAGCGCGGGGCCCGGGGCCTGGGCGGGGACGACGGGGGCGGCGACCGGGTCGGCCAGCTCGCCCAGCACCTTGAGGAACACGTCCGTCGGGACGACCTCCGGCTCCACCCCGAACTCCGTGAGCAGCAAGGGCTTGAGCCCCGGCACCAGGTCCAGGTGGAGCAGCCGGCGGATGCGGGTGCCGATCAGCTGGTCGAGCCGGCTGCGGGTCGGTCCGTAGCTCATCAGCCCGTCCGCGTACACATGCAGCGGGCTGTCCCCGAAGACCGTCGCCAGCGCCTGGGCGGGGTTGGCCTGGATGGACTCGCAGGCCAGCTCGACCGGTCCGTCCCCGAGGTCCCAGGCCGCGCGCACCGCCCGCTCCCACAGCGGGGCGTCCTGCTCCCGGGGGGCCCAGCCGCCCGGGTGGAACGGGCTGATGAAGTCGTTCCAGGACCGCACCGCGTCGAACTCGGCGGCCAGCGCCCCGAATCCGGGCCGCTCGTGGAGCGGGGTGCCGAGCTCCGGGGCGGGCGAGGTGTCGCTCACGACGAGGATGCGCCGGTGCTCGGAGCGCGGCCCGAACATGCCCGAGCGCAGGGCCGCGACGAGCGTGGCGGCGGCGTACTGCGTGCACGCCGAGAAGATCTGGATGGTGGCGGGCATCAGGCCGCGACCTCCCGCGACACCGAGCGGCGGCGCACCCGGCGCAGC
Proteins encoded in this window:
- a CDS encoding YfhO family protein, encoding MTKLPILRLPRGRAAALAAVLAALTVCAGDAVARSHPFGPLTRSVNDLGNQFVPFHARLWDLLHGRADGGLLLNWQSGYGTGFLPDFGTYLSSPFALLVGVFPRDRIDLAVYAVTLVKTGAAAAAMTWLLTALRRGRGREWAAVVLGASYALCGWSVIEAVYNPMWLDGLIAFPLLCLAAEWARTGRRPVLGTLLVTLAWVSNFYTAYMATLGAALVLVVRLLVEGGTRRERVRGLGRAVRTVALGVGLAAPVLVPVYLGTRHAYPGWTRAFAPAAWPDVAARLLPATYGFFSPALFLGTGALLLAGALAFHRAVPRTERLVWAGLVAGVALSLQWGPTHLLWHAFATPNGSPYRQTFVLSGLLVIAAWLSVASGWPDRRALLGGAGVVALIAAGAASSALVTAWTYPLSVAGLAAVAGALVLARRGRYAVLAALLLVGAQAGQAAATTAYADRQRLGRLDDYAPWGERQRLQAAAVAEADGWPRYRTDPGLEQSTANDPMLTGGQGGAYYSSHTPDVLTRTFLALGAGWTSNGRALHDPDSPVTDAVFSVGARVHMPRDPHQGWNRPDDRPVTVTHEDVPPLVTVRPADEHARYGRSPFRNQEKLLGASVYTVPETSLRAADGSGAGDTGAYDYAVRPGAYTLRAACPAGSEVYLWAPDLFGRARLGSGEEADFRGELPGRRAELRKLGDGGGALDVALRVARPGTVPHEAVGCLDRDRLTRAVAGLKRTGATRVTVTGSGVRAELPRGTKGLAVLAAPRIAGWSCGGRPADSYLGLVAAPVSGDRPVLDCAYRPPGLKAGSLAGGLALLGLVAVGLTGRRRRAAP
- a CDS encoding polysialyltransferase family glycosyltransferase; translation: MPATIQIFSACTQYAAATLVAALRSGMFGPRSEHRRILVVSDTSPAPELGTPLHERPGFGALAAEFDAVRSWNDFISPFHPGGWAPREQDAPLWERAVRAAWDLGDGPVELACESIQANPAQALATVFGDSPLHVYADGLMSYGPTRSRLDQLIGTRIRRLLHLDLVPGLKPLLLTEFGVEPEVVPTDVFLKVLGELADPVAAPVVPAQAPGPALVLGQYLSTLGILTPRQEEELHAGMVRGAVALGHTRIVFKPHPSAPAHWTRALEEEAVRLGAVLTVADSPVLAETLFESMRPALVVGCFSTALLTAASFYGLPVARLGTGPLLQQLSPYQNSNRIPVTIVDALLPDLADPAAVTGWSMPSPEEIARGAAGLVGAVGYAMQPQLQAPLRPVAERYLSGHRDAVRRYFKRRRLTALGLPGAIPAQLTFIPRNATVRRLARRARTLKRAAAG